From Streptomyces sp. NBC_01460, a single genomic window includes:
- a CDS encoding chitinase, which yields MPRPQRRTAGHTYTARLLALALAAAGAAQALIGTAPTASATTDAPSASTAAATCALKSRPQGKVLQGYWENWDGAANGVHPPFGWTSIADPRIPQHGYNVVTAAFPVIRSDGTVLWEDGMDATVKVPTPEEMCAAKEGGLTTLLSIGGATAGIDLSSAAVADRFVETVVPILKRYQFDGIDIDIETGLSGSGDISTLSPSQANLIRIIDGVLAAMPDGFGLTMAPETAYVTGGSVTYGSIWGAYLPVVKKYADNGRLWWLNMQYYNGSMYGCSGDSYEAGTVQGFTAQTDCLDRDLVVQGTTIRVPYDKQVPGLPAQSGAGGGYMAPSLVAQAWNGISGLKGLMTWSLNWDGSRDWTFGDNVKALQGR from the coding sequence ATGCCTCGACCGCAGCGACGCACGGCAGGACACACGTACACCGCCCGGCTGCTGGCCCTCGCGCTGGCGGCTGCGGGAGCCGCCCAGGCCCTGATCGGCACGGCCCCCACCGCGTCCGCCACCACCGATGCACCCTCCGCCTCCACGGCCGCCGCCACCTGCGCCCTGAAGTCCCGGCCGCAGGGCAAGGTGCTCCAGGGCTACTGGGAGAACTGGGACGGCGCCGCGAACGGCGTCCACCCGCCGTTCGGCTGGACCTCGATCGCCGATCCGCGTATCCCCCAGCACGGCTACAACGTCGTGACCGCGGCCTTCCCGGTCATCCGCTCGGACGGCACGGTGCTGTGGGAGGACGGCATGGACGCCACCGTCAAGGTACCCACGCCCGAGGAGATGTGCGCGGCCAAGGAGGGCGGGCTCACCACCCTGCTCTCCATCGGCGGCGCGACGGCCGGCATCGACCTCAGCTCCGCGGCGGTGGCCGACCGCTTCGTGGAGACGGTGGTGCCGATCCTCAAGCGGTACCAGTTCGACGGCATCGACATCGACATCGAGACCGGCCTCAGCGGCAGCGGCGACATCAGCACGCTCTCGCCCTCGCAGGCCAACCTGATCCGCATCATCGACGGGGTCCTCGCCGCCATGCCCGACGGGTTCGGCCTGACCATGGCCCCGGAGACCGCGTACGTCACCGGCGGCAGCGTCACCTACGGCTCGATCTGGGGCGCCTACCTGCCGGTCGTCAAGAAGTACGCCGACAACGGCCGGCTGTGGTGGCTGAACATGCAGTACTACAACGGCAGCATGTACGGGTGCTCCGGCGACTCCTACGAGGCGGGCACCGTCCAGGGCTTCACCGCCCAGACCGACTGTCTGGACCGGGACCTCGTCGTGCAGGGCACGACCATCAGGGTCCCGTACGACAAGCAGGTGCCCGGCCTGCCCGCCCAGTCGGGAGCGGGCGGCGGCTACATGGCGCCCTCGCTGGTCGCCCAGGCGTGGAACGGCATCAGCGGCCTCAAGGGACTGATGACGTGGTCGCTCAACTGGGACGGGTCGCGCGACTGGACCTTCGGCGACAACGTCAAGGCCCTGCAAGGACGTTGA
- a CDS encoding eCIS core domain-containing protein → MRAYRAQAEQARGRESSRRAEVPATFAQRVRALQRAAGNAVVARAVEEERHQHGAACGHEAAEQPPADASSAQLSSVMDAVRSPGRPLDSRLMERAEQGYGMSFRHVRVHSDPVAQSSATAFGARAYTTGHDIVVGPQGADDETMFHELDHVRQQSLGPVAGTDNGAGVAVSHQDDPFERHATANGRRMAQGAMPDLSGPGSGASTGTAGTGGGIAVARMMSSSGGRRMHTKDRGQMFEISGERGPVVGRYVRSASDGTEVFDTTQGRIHVRREQIMGPRATVGGLHPEGRTRPPEQNLHDRDQILLSEADLSGARARVRRDPSQAGRMAATTFEEQPDYQEYENNREDLRRLGVPVLNNVDLSRPEAADRFRDVGPNANMHFQMPRVPRGTRGYSTQELIRDTGRLPGRAGRDDVTVSVTTPHPSRYPKSGTHNGFYGMENRRGVPEGMRLAGEHSDDDADLEAYGYGHRQSTKDVGAAVADRRKTYLMEPDRRSNSPEEDPDPSYRRRSKSRSKSQSRASQAPAPTRRRRSRPPLSTTGRRHHAPAPVNYAAVEDEDDYVGSQQPESSSHRRRRGSVAPSYVMESEDEGRRSRRRSRRSVDVGPFEPEPERERSRSRRRRPSRAPAGMSSSRPVILDDDVSYGAGPIDDEPRRERSRSRRRRPSRAPAGMSSSRPVILDDDVSYGAGPIDDEPRRERGRSRRPSSSRTPFITDSGRRTVVPASYAEPEWEEDFSYEAGPFAPAPRGRDRR, encoded by the coding sequence GTGCGCGCATACAGAGCACAGGCCGAGCAGGCCCGGGGCCGGGAGAGCAGCCGCCGCGCGGAGGTGCCGGCCACGTTCGCGCAACGCGTCCGGGCTCTCCAGCGCGCGGCGGGAAACGCGGTCGTGGCCCGTGCCGTCGAGGAGGAACGGCACCAGCACGGTGCCGCATGCGGCCATGAGGCCGCCGAGCAGCCGCCCGCCGACGCCTCGTCCGCACAGCTGTCCTCGGTGATGGACGCCGTTCGCTCCCCGGGCCGTCCGCTGGACTCGCGTCTGATGGAACGGGCGGAGCAGGGCTACGGCATGTCCTTCCGCCATGTGCGCGTCCACAGCGACCCGGTCGCGCAGAGCTCGGCCACGGCCTTCGGCGCCCGTGCCTACACGACGGGCCATGACATCGTCGTCGGCCCCCAGGGCGCGGACGACGAGACGATGTTCCACGAGCTCGACCACGTCCGCCAGCAGTCCCTGGGTCCCGTCGCGGGGACCGACAACGGGGCCGGGGTGGCGGTCTCCCACCAGGACGATCCGTTCGAACGCCATGCCACGGCGAACGGCAGGAGGATGGCCCAGGGGGCCATGCCCGACCTGTCCGGCCCCGGGTCCGGCGCCTCGACCGGAACGGCCGGGACCGGCGGCGGTATCGCGGTGGCCCGCATGATGTCGTCCAGTGGCGGCCGGAGGATGCACACGAAGGACCGCGGCCAGATGTTCGAGATCAGCGGCGAGCGCGGCCCGGTCGTCGGCAGGTACGTCAGGTCCGCGTCGGACGGCACGGAGGTCTTCGACACCACCCAGGGGCGCATCCATGTGCGCCGCGAACAGATCATGGGCCCCCGGGCCACGGTGGGCGGCCTCCACCCGGAGGGCCGGACCCGCCCGCCCGAGCAGAATCTGCACGACCGGGACCAGATCCTGCTCTCCGAGGCCGACCTGTCCGGTGCACGGGCGCGGGTGCGCCGGGACCCCAGCCAGGCGGGCAGGATGGCCGCCACCACGTTCGAGGAACAGCCCGACTACCAGGAGTACGAGAACAACCGCGAGGATCTGCGGCGACTGGGTGTCCCCGTCCTCAACAACGTCGACCTCAGCCGGCCCGAGGCCGCCGACCGCTTCCGCGATGTCGGCCCGAACGCCAACATGCACTTCCAGATGCCGCGTGTGCCACGGGGAACTCGCGGCTACTCCACCCAGGAGCTCATCAGGGACACCGGCAGGCTCCCTGGACGCGCCGGCCGCGACGACGTGACGGTGAGCGTCACCACGCCTCATCCGTCCAGATACCCGAAGTCGGGCACGCACAACGGCTTCTACGGCATGGAGAACCGGAGGGGCGTGCCGGAGGGCATGAGGCTCGCGGGCGAGCACTCCGACGACGACGCGGACCTCGAGGCGTACGGCTACGGTCACCGGCAGTCCACGAAGGACGTGGGTGCCGCCGTGGCGGACCGCAGGAAGACGTACCTGATGGAGCCGGACCGGCGCAGCAACAGCCCCGAGGAGGATCCGGATCCCTCGTACCGACGCCGGAGCAAGAGCCGCAGCAAGAGCCAGAGCCGCGCGAGCCAGGCTCCGGCCCCCACCCGTCGGCGCAGGTCGAGGCCGCCCCTGAGCACCACGGGGCGCCGCCATCACGCCCCCGCCCCCGTCAACTACGCGGCGGTGGAGGACGAGGACGACTACGTCGGCAGCCAGCAGCCCGAGAGCAGCAGCCACCGGCGCCGCCGCGGCAGTGTCGCGCCCAGCTACGTCATGGAATCCGAGGACGAGGGGCGAAGGTCGCGCAGAAGGAGCCGTCGCTCCGTGGACGTAGGACCGTTCGAGCCCGAACCCGAGCGGGAACGCAGCCGTAGCCGTCGGCGCAGGCCGAGCCGGGCACCCGCCGGCATGAGCAGCAGCCGTCCCGTCATCCTCGACGACGACGTCTCGTACGGAGCCGGGCCCATCGACGACGAACCCCGGCGCGAACGCAGCCGCAGCCGTCGGCGCAGGCCGAGCCGGGCACCCGCCGGCATGAGCAGCAGCCGTCCCGTCATCCTCGACGACGACGTCTCGTACGGAGCCGGACCGATCGACGACGAACCCCGGCGGGAGCGGGGGCGCAGCCGTCGGCCCTCGTCCTCCCGCACGCCCTTCATCACGGACAGCGGCCGTCGCACCGTCGTACCCGCCAGCTACGCCGAACCGGAGTGGGAAGAGGACTTCTCGTACGAGGCCGGTCCGTTCGCTCCCGCCCCCCGGGGGCGCGATCGCCGGTGA
- a CDS encoding helix-turn-helix transcriptional regulator, whose translation MTGLSSQPLPRPPVPSSAPGPASAGLLERESALDLLTAEAHRAMEGSGRLVLFRAPTGTGRSALLEAAAELGARLGMRVLRAHASAESSGIPLALVTQLLGPPHDLGGLQDDTPETPHHLRYPSRLWQSLCEHAAGSPLLLAVDDAHLADQPSRRWLAEAARRLTGMPVLMVVTERGQYDVAPPQPGLAYSLPPGVVRMHAVAPLSRPAAEELVRRALGPDTGEAWVDGCVRAGAGNPLLLRALLDDLRAVFPHRGRAGAADGGCPEPMLPENCAELYPGAFVTAVSWWLSSTGPESTLVARALAELEDSAGCDEGEHRPPGSPGMPGTRPGPAAHEDPEPGDDFGDFLAELTRADPDRVDGWITAMLRLGLLCRAPGTGVPRFAHPLLRGAVLDSWPRSHRQALHLRAAELRQCRGHGVEAVAGHLLRTTPGGTKRVAKALLDAAADASRAGRTGAAAHYLRRALDEPMSRERRAAVLTELGELEFGTLRTGGIPRLAEALRLQEEPRDRVLAAVHLGNALAARGKPHAALDVMRDLGALDGEPVLARTIQTASAFFSDHDPEIRRAVHTRLRERAERSPEWISPALRALLIRYESTAGLLSAESAMRQIRHLLTSPEDPLLVPYLLGTAAAVAQWADAPDDAERIIRTGLTEHWLSPLHPVHRPLLNTRVDTAAARGRYRWVLEETAHRLRSPGDSPRTGASNFLAHRVIALVECGRSSEAERLIAGTHDSTAQDGWEHNRFLYARGVLRASVGDHAGALADFRECGRRQTARDVESPVVTPWRSAAAESHLRLGETREALALAEEESRYASVWDTPRVRGRALRVLGAATGGRRGLELTAEAVGVLRGTSLDVELIPALITHGLQLTAAGRARTARPLLREAATAAERLGSVRLSGRAERALRASGARPGNASLTGRDSLTVSERRIAALAADGRTNAEISALLHLARRTVETHLTSTYRKLGIRRRGDLPAALNSGADEPS comes from the coding sequence ATGACAGGGTTATCGAGTCAGCCACTGCCTCGTCCACCGGTCCCCTCGTCGGCTCCGGGCCCCGCCTCTGCCGGACTGCTCGAACGCGAGTCCGCTCTGGATCTGCTGACGGCGGAGGCCCACCGGGCGATGGAGGGATCCGGACGACTGGTCCTGTTCCGGGCGCCCACGGGTACGGGCCGCAGCGCGCTGCTGGAGGCCGCCGCCGAACTGGGTGCCCGGCTGGGTATGCGGGTGCTGCGGGCCCATGCCTCCGCCGAGAGCTCCGGCATCCCCCTCGCCCTCGTCACCCAGCTCCTGGGCCCACCGCACGATCTCGGCGGCCTCCAGGACGACACCCCGGAGACCCCGCACCACCTCCGCTACCCGTCCCGCCTGTGGCAGTCGCTGTGCGAGCACGCGGCCGGGTCGCCCCTGCTGCTCGCCGTCGACGACGCGCACCTCGCCGACCAGCCCTCCCGGCGCTGGCTGGCCGAGGCCGCCCGGCGGCTGACCGGGATGCCGGTCCTGATGGTGGTCACCGAGCGCGGCCAGTACGACGTCGCCCCGCCGCAACCGGGCCTCGCGTACTCCCTGCCCCCCGGCGTGGTCCGGATGCACGCGGTGGCGCCGCTGAGCCGTCCTGCCGCCGAGGAGCTGGTACGCCGCGCCCTGGGCCCGGACACCGGCGAGGCCTGGGTGGACGGCTGCGTACGGGCGGGCGCCGGCAACCCGCTGCTGCTGCGCGCGCTGCTCGATGACCTGCGGGCGGTCTTCCCGCACCGCGGCCGGGCCGGCGCCGCGGACGGTGGCTGCCCGGAGCCGATGCTGCCCGAGAACTGCGCCGAGCTGTACCCGGGGGCGTTCGTCACGGCGGTCTCGTGGTGGCTGAGCAGCACCGGCCCGGAAAGCACCCTGGTGGCCCGCGCGCTCGCGGAACTGGAGGACTCGGCAGGGTGTGACGAGGGGGAACACCGGCCCCCCGGCAGCCCCGGGATGCCAGGCACCCGACCGGGGCCCGCCGCCCACGAAGACCCCGAACCCGGCGACGACTTCGGCGACTTCCTCGCCGAGCTCACTCGTGCCGACCCCGACCGGGTCGACGGCTGGATCACCGCGATGCTCCGGCTCGGTCTGCTGTGCCGCGCTCCCGGCACCGGTGTCCCGCGCTTCGCGCACCCCCTGCTGCGCGGGGCGGTCCTCGACAGCTGGCCCCGCTCGCACCGGCAGGCACTGCACCTCCGCGCGGCCGAACTGCGCCAGTGCCGGGGCCACGGGGTCGAAGCGGTGGCCGGGCATCTGCTGCGTACCACCCCCGGCGGTACCAAGCGCGTCGCCAAGGCCCTTCTCGACGCGGCAGCCGACGCGTCCAGGGCCGGCAGGACCGGCGCAGCCGCGCACTACCTGCGCCGCGCGCTCGACGAACCGATGTCACGTGAGCGCCGGGCCGCGGTGCTCACGGAACTGGGCGAACTGGAGTTCGGCACCCTGCGGACCGGCGGGATACCCCGCCTGGCCGAGGCGCTGCGTCTCCAGGAGGAGCCCAGGGACAGGGTGCTGGCGGCGGTCCACCTGGGCAACGCCCTGGCCGCCCGGGGCAAGCCGCACGCCGCACTCGACGTCATGCGCGATCTGGGCGCGCTGGACGGGGAGCCCGTCCTCGCCCGTACGATCCAGACGGCGTCGGCCTTCTTCTCGGACCACGACCCTGAGATCCGGCGGGCCGTCCACACCCGGCTGCGCGAGCGCGCCGAGCGCTCCCCGGAGTGGATCAGCCCGGCCCTGCGCGCCCTGCTGATCCGGTACGAGTCGACGGCCGGGCTGCTGTCGGCGGAGTCGGCCATGCGGCAGATCCGGCACCTGCTGACGTCCCCGGAGGACCCGCTGCTGGTGCCCTACCTCCTGGGCACGGCCGCCGCCGTGGCGCAATGGGCCGACGCGCCGGACGACGCCGAACGCATCATCAGGACCGGGCTGACCGAGCACTGGCTGTCGCCGCTGCACCCCGTCCACCGGCCCCTGCTCAACACGCGGGTGGACACCGCAGCCGCACGCGGCCGCTACCGGTGGGTGCTGGAGGAGACCGCCCACAGGTTGCGGTCTCCGGGCGACTCCCCCCGCACCGGTGCGAGCAACTTCCTGGCCCACCGCGTCATCGCACTCGTCGAGTGCGGCCGCTCCTCCGAGGCCGAACGGCTCATCGCAGGTACCCACGACAGCACGGCGCAGGACGGCTGGGAGCACAATCGGTTCCTCTATGCGCGGGGCGTGCTGCGTGCGTCCGTCGGCGATCACGCGGGCGCCCTGGCCGACTTCCGGGAGTGCGGCAGGCGCCAGACCGCCCGCGACGTGGAGAGCCCCGTCGTCACACCGTGGCGCTCGGCCGCCGCCGAATCCCATCTCCGGCTGGGGGAGACGCGGGAGGCCCTCGCACTCGCCGAGGAGGAGAGCCGGTACGCCTCCGTGTGGGACACGCCCCGGGTCCGGGGCCGCGCCCTGCGCGTCCTCGGCGCGGCCACCGGCGGCCGACGCGGTCTCGAACTCACCGCCGAGGCCGTCGGCGTCCTGCGCGGCACATCGCTGGACGTCGAGCTGATCCCCGCGCTCATCACCCACGGGCTCCAGCTCACGGCCGCCGGCCGGGCTCGCACCGCCCGCCCGCTGCTCAGGGAGGCCGCCACGGCGGCCGAACGGCTGGGCTCGGTCCGGCTGTCGGGCCGCGCGGAACGGGCCCTGCGCGCCAGCGGTGCCCGTCCTGGGAACGCCTCCCTCACGGGCCGCGACTCACTGACCGTCAGTGAACGCCGCATCGCCGCACTGGCCGCCGACGGACGCACGAACGCCGAGATCTCCGCACTGCTGCATCTGGCGCGGCGTACCGTGGAGACGCATCTGACCAGCACGTACCGCAAACTCGGCATACGACGGAGGGGGGACCTTCCGGCCGCGCTGAACAGCGGTGCGGACGAGCCCTCCTGA
- a CDS encoding helix-turn-helix transcriptional regulator — MVHRAPVRIPVEVHASDPLSLDGAVSQLRRHSEVELIDEGTGRPGTVAVLLAEALDEPTLSRLRRLTRADGTRTVLVTSLIREAELLQVIEYGVGAIVWRREATGHRLLRAVLAASRGDGDLPSDLLGRLMAQVGTLQRGATSASATTASGLAPREVDVLRLVAEGMDTGEIASKLSYSERTVKNVMHGLTTRLQLRNRAHAVAYALREGYI; from the coding sequence ATGGTTCATCGGGCCCCGGTCAGAATCCCCGTGGAGGTCCACGCGTCGGACCCGCTGTCCCTGGACGGAGCGGTGAGCCAGCTCCGCCGGCACTCCGAGGTGGAGCTGATCGACGAGGGCACGGGCCGACCGGGCACGGTCGCGGTCCTGCTGGCCGAGGCGCTGGACGAACCCACGCTGTCGCGGCTGAGGCGGCTGACGCGCGCGGACGGCACCAGGACCGTCCTCGTCACGAGCCTGATCCGTGAGGCGGAACTGCTCCAGGTGATCGAGTACGGCGTCGGCGCGATCGTCTGGCGGCGCGAGGCCACCGGCCACCGCCTCCTCCGAGCGGTCCTGGCCGCCTCCCGAGGCGACGGCGATCTGCCCTCGGACCTGCTGGGCCGCTTGATGGCCCAGGTCGGCACGTTGCAGCGCGGCGCGACCAGCGCGTCGGCCACCACGGCTTCCGGCTTGGCGCCACGCGAGGTCGATGTGCTCCGGCTGGTGGCCGAGGGCATGGATACAGGGGAGATTGCCAGCAAACTGTCGTACTCCGAACGCACCGTGAAGAACGTCATGCACGGTCTGACGACCCGGCTGCAGCTCCGCAACCGTGCCCATGCCGTGGCATATGCCTTGCGGGAAGGCTACATCTGA
- a CDS encoding DUF4255 domain-containing protein, with product MIHEVDDILRGLLTRGAFAGSDVEVTFDAPTRDWAARRNAPTIDAYLYDIREDTKRRQRGRMALRDEQGIVLKEHQPPRWFRLSYLVTAWTKRPQDEHRMLSAVLHTLLPKEILPPEDLTGTLAGLGLSVPLTVAGLHTEARSLADIWSALGGELKPSLDVVITAPFLAYPEYRVGPPVTEGLGVEVRGTEGRPDDSPVRYHSAESVDAAKEGFAKMHGRTGTLQEQPK from the coding sequence GTGATCCACGAGGTGGATGACATCCTGAGAGGGCTGCTCACCCGCGGCGCCTTCGCCGGGTCCGACGTCGAGGTCACCTTCGACGCCCCGACGCGCGACTGGGCGGCCCGGCGGAACGCCCCGACCATCGACGCGTACCTCTACGACATCCGTGAGGACACCAAGCGTCGCCAGCGAGGCAGGATGGCGCTCCGCGACGAGCAGGGGATCGTCCTCAAGGAGCACCAGCCGCCACGCTGGTTCCGGCTCTCGTATCTCGTCACGGCCTGGACCAAACGCCCGCAGGACGAACACCGGATGCTCTCCGCCGTGCTGCACACGCTGCTGCCCAAAGAGATCCTCCCGCCGGAGGACCTGACCGGCACACTCGCCGGACTGGGCCTGTCCGTCCCGCTGACCGTCGCGGGGCTGCACACCGAGGCGCGCTCGCTCGCGGACATCTGGTCCGCGCTCGGCGGCGAACTCAAGCCCTCGCTCGACGTGGTGATCACCGCGCCCTTCCTCGCCTACCCCGAATACCGGGTCGGCCCGCCCGTCACGGAAGGGCTCGGAGTCGAGGTGCGCGGGACGGAGGGCCGGCCCGACGACAGTCCCGTGCGCTACCACAGCGCGGAGAGCGTCGACGCCGCCAAGGAGGGCTTCGCGAAGATGCACGGCAGGACAGGAACGCTCCAGGAGCAGCCGAAGTGA
- a CDS encoding ATP-binding protein translates to MSDPSSPLLERLAALRERVAVLVERRSATDPTAADPMRGMYLTDDAVRHLLFGRTEPAYPSGPDDRDEPDQRDERDEPARRSEPGGSGGPETPETPEEPEAEEEPDGSEPSDDDRLHWLAHWLRLSPLDTQILLIALAPDLDRTFEPLYGYLNDDVTRHRATVSLALDLCGVPAHSAAGRSRFHPAARLLARGLIEVDDPERPFLSRSLRVPDRVVAHLLGDDTPDPALEGTVRLLPYLPMDVDAENPEGAAGTGKAYGVDPLLRRLAEQLSARPLTAYLREHRDGDGLAFATAALGAAGIPALHLVPGNRSGDHAPEEHAPVERTTAPRLPYRELLREARLTGRAIVVTALPERPEELIRALTVNDVPVLFADPRPYDPQWYDGGRDPIVLDAHRQRAGDLDTWRTALGPDEPEFDLAPVVAAYRLGPGGIDRAARAALDRAAFDGTALSAAHLRLAARQQSASGLERHARRIRPDVGWNDLVLPDGPLAQLRELVLRAQHRDRVLGDWRLSAGGGRGRGVVGLFAGDSGTGKTLSAEVVAGELGLDLYVVQLPSVVDKYVGETEKNLERIFTEADRTDAVLLFDEADAVFGKRSEVSSSNDRHANMESAYLLQRLESFDGIALLTTNLRSNIDDAFTRRLDLVVDFPFPDEEQRLALWRHSLAHVPCADDIDPASCAADFELAGGSIRSAVVTAAYAAAGRGDGVSTADLLAGAQREYRKAGRLVLDDASW, encoded by the coding sequence GTGAGCGACCCCTCCTCTCCGCTGCTCGAACGGCTCGCGGCACTGCGCGAGCGAGTGGCCGTCCTCGTCGAGCGTCGCAGCGCCACCGACCCGACGGCCGCCGATCCGATGCGCGGGATGTATCTGACGGACGACGCGGTACGGCACCTGCTGTTCGGGAGGACGGAGCCCGCGTACCCCTCAGGCCCGGACGACCGGGACGAGCCGGACCAGCGGGACGAGCGGGACGAGCCCGCCCGGCGGTCCGAGCCGGGCGGATCCGGGGGGCCGGAGACGCCGGAGACGCCGGAGGAGCCGGAGGCCGAGGAGGAGCCGGACGGATCCGAGCCGTCCGACGACGACCGCCTCCACTGGCTCGCCCACTGGCTGCGGCTCAGCCCGCTCGACACCCAGATCCTGCTGATCGCGCTGGCACCCGACCTGGACCGCACGTTCGAGCCGCTGTACGGCTACCTCAACGACGACGTCACCCGTCACCGGGCGACCGTCTCGCTCGCGCTCGACCTGTGCGGGGTGCCCGCGCACTCCGCCGCGGGGCGGTCCCGGTTCCATCCGGCCGCGCGGCTGCTCGCGCGCGGGCTGATCGAGGTGGACGATCCCGAACGTCCCTTCCTCAGCCGCTCCTTGCGCGTGCCGGACCGGGTCGTGGCCCATCTGCTCGGCGACGACACCCCGGACCCCGCGCTGGAAGGGACCGTACGCCTGCTTCCGTACCTGCCCATGGACGTGGACGCGGAGAACCCGGAGGGTGCGGCGGGCACCGGCAAGGCGTACGGCGTCGACCCGCTGTTGCGGAGGCTGGCCGAGCAGCTTTCGGCGCGCCCCCTCACGGCCTACCTGCGTGAGCACCGCGACGGCGACGGACTGGCCTTCGCCACCGCCGCCCTGGGCGCGGCCGGCATCCCGGCCCTGCACCTCGTCCCGGGGAATCGCTCGGGGGACCACGCTCCCGAGGAGCACGCGCCGGTGGAACGCACGACGGCACCGCGCCTCCCGTACCGGGAACTGCTCCGGGAGGCACGGCTGACGGGCCGCGCGATCGTGGTGACCGCGCTGCCCGAGAGGCCCGAGGAGCTGATCAGGGCACTCACGGTGAACGACGTCCCCGTGCTGTTCGCCGACCCGCGCCCCTACGACCCGCAGTGGTACGACGGGGGGCGCGACCCGATCGTGCTGGACGCACACCGGCAGCGTGCCGGCGATCTCGACACCTGGCGGACGGCGCTCGGCCCCGACGAACCGGAGTTCGACCTGGCGCCGGTGGTCGCCGCGTACCGGCTCGGACCCGGCGGCATCGACCGCGCGGCCCGCGCGGCGCTGGACCGCGCCGCGTTCGACGGTACGGCGCTGTCCGCCGCGCATCTGCGGCTCGCGGCCCGGCAGCAGTCCGCGTCGGGCCTTGAGCGGCACGCCCGCCGTATCCGCCCCGACGTCGGCTGGAACGACCTCGTCCTGCCCGACGGCCCGCTGGCGCAGCTACGGGAGCTGGTCCTTCGTGCCCAGCACCGCGACCGGGTGCTCGGCGACTGGCGGCTGAGCGCGGGCGGCGGGCGCGGGCGGGGCGTGGTCGGGCTGTTCGCGGGCGATTCCGGTACCGGGAAGACGCTCTCCGCCGAGGTGGTCGCGGGTGAACTCGGCCTCGATCTCTACGTCGTGCAGCTGCCGTCCGTCGTGGACAAGTACGTCGGTGAGACGGAGAAGAACCTGGAGCGGATCTTCACCGAAGCCGACCGTACGGACGCGGTGCTGCTCTTCGACGAGGCGGACGCCGTCTTCGGGAAGCGCTCCGAGGTCAGCAGCTCCAACGACCGCCACGCGAACATGGAGAGCGCCTATCTCCTCCAGCGCCTGGAGTCGTTCGACGGCATCGCCCTGCTGACCACCAACCTGCGCTCGAACATCGACGACGCCTTCACCCGCCGGCTGGACCTGGTGGTCGACTTCCCCTTCCCCGACGAGGAACAGCGCCTGGCGCTCTGGCGGCACAGCCTCGC